The Euryarchaeota archaeon genomic sequence CGCGGCTCGCGGAAGCGTCGAAGTGAAACGCCGCTAGATTCCGGCCGCGCACGAGAGACGGCGCGGGATCCATGTCACGCGGTGCCCTCTGCACAACTCCGCTTTGTGACGCGCGCCTTCATAAAAGGCTTAATACGCCAATGTATACCCGGGCGCAACGTATGCCAGAAGCCGTCGCAGGCGAGGGAAGACCGCTGTCTCCGAGCGAAGAGCTTGAGGAGGAGCTGGCGAAGATACTCGCGGACCTCCAATCGGCGGTCCCGGGGATACTAGGGACGATTCTCAACACGGACGAGGGCCACGTGGTCGCAGCGAACCTCAAGGGCGGGGCGGAGACGGGGCCGGCCGCCATCGTCGGTAGCCTTGTTGCAAAAGCCTCGGAGCGTTGCGTCGCGCTCATGGACTTCGGCACTCCGATGAACACGGTGATAACCACGGACAGCGGGTCCATCTGCGTTTTCGCGGTCGACGACGTGACGACGCTCACGGTCCTCCTGCAGCCTCACACGAACAGCATCCTCGTGCTCGTCGAGGCCCGGAAAGCGGTCGAGAGGATCAGGAAGGCGATCACTCCTGGCGTTTGAGATAACGACGATGCAAGATGCCGTGGCCCTCTTCAACGGCGTCGCGGCCGTGTTCATCCTCCTCGTGGGGCTTCGCCTGGCGCAAGTGCTCTCGAACAACCCGGTATCGGAAGTGATCGAGGAGGTCATGTACATCCGCGTCCGGGAACTGGCGCTATCGGCTTCCCTTTTCCTCACGGTCCTCACGATGGAACTCGTGGAGTACCTGCCGCCACTCGTCGCTGCGATCGGCGTCGCCGATATCGGGACATTCCAGGGGATGGCGCTCTACCTCAACGGCATCCAGGCGATCTTCCTCTTGATCGCCACGATACTCGCCTTCACCATACTCTCGGGCTATTCAAGACGTCACCAGGAGGATCGCTCGCGCGGCCTCCTTGTAGACCTTGCGGCGAGGAAGCGACGCCCGAAGCGGCGGCTCGAGTAGGCGAAAACGACGAAGAGCGCCTCTGATGCGCGGGGTCTCCAGCGCCTCGACTAACGCTTGAGTTCCCGCTTGCAAAACTCGGTGAGTAACGGCAGCGCCTTGTAAAGGTCGGCCACGAGCCCGTAGTCGCACTCCTTGAAAAACGGCGCGTCCTTGTTGCTGTTGATGACGACGATGGTCTTCGCGGAACGTATCCCGGAGAGGTGCTGTATCTGGCCTGATATCCCTGCTGCGATGTAGAGTCGAGGCTTCACCTCTTTTCCGGAGAGCCCGATCCACTTGTCGTCGGCTATCCATTTCAGGTCGGCCCCGATCGGGCGCGACCCGCCGACCTCCGCACCGATGACTTTGGCCAGGTCGTATAACATCTGGAAGTCTTCCTTCTTCTTGAAGCCGCGACCGCCGCAGACGATTGTTTGCGCGGCGGAGATGTCGACACCCGCAGTGGAGCGTTTCTTGACTTCGACGAGCCTTGTCCGGCTTGGCTTGACAGCTACCTTGACCTCTGCGACCTCCCCCTTCCGTGAGGCATCCGCGGGGAGCGGTTCGAAAGAATGGGGGTGGATGGTGACGATCGTGAGCCCGGGCGTTGACGGCGCCACGGTCTCGACCGAATTGCCGGAGAGGACGAGCCGCTCGAAGGACGGGCCGTCCCCATGGATCCGGATGACGTCGTTGATGCAAGCGGCCTTGAGGCGCTCGGCAAGACGAGGCCCGGTCTCCCTGCCGAACTTGTTCCCGGCCATGACCACGTAGGAAGGCGCGCGTTCGCCGATGAGTCTGTGAAGGACCTCCGTGAAACCTTCCACGGAACGTGCGTCTAGCCCCGCGTCCGTGACGGCGACGACCGCATCGGCGCCATGCGAAATGAATCCGGAAACATCACCCGCCGCCTTCCCGAGGTCAGCATAGATCACTTGAGCCGCGGGACCCCCAAGAGCCCGTGCCGCCGCTATGGCCTCGAGCCCGCCGCGCGTTGAATTGCCGCAAGCAAGGATCACCGTCACTTCAACGCACCTTCCTTCACGAGACGGCGGCCAAGCTCCTCTACTTGTTTTTCTAGGTTGTCCCCTTGGATGAGTTCGGCCTTCCGTTCGCTCTTCGGGGCCCTGTTGGATATCTGCTTCACGCGCGCCATCCCCTTCCCGACGTCGGCAGCCGCCACACCAAGCTCGCTTGCGTTCCAGACCTTCATCGGTTTCTTGCCGGCTTGCAGGATCGCCATCAGCGAGGGGAGACGCGGTTGGTTGATTTCCTGGGTCACACTCGCAAAAGCCGGGAGGTCCGCCTCAAGCACTTCGACCCCTTCGTCGCCTTCGCGCTCGATCACGGCCTTTCCGCCGTCGACCTTTAGCGCCGTCGCGTATGAGAGTTGTGGGAGGTCCAATCGTTCCGCGAGGCGCGGCGTGACCTGGCCCCCTAGAGTGTCGATCGCGAATTCGCCGCCGATTATGAGGTCGAACGCCCCGGCCTTGCGGATCGCCTTCTCGAGGATCAACGCCTTCGAGGCGCTATCGGACCCGTCAAACGCCGGATCACGGCAGATGATGGCGTCGTCGCAGCCCATCGCGAGCACTTCCTTGATCGCCTCCTCGGCCTTCGCCCCGCCGACCGTGAGCGCCGTGATGGTCGAGCCCAGGTTCTTCTCCTTGACGCGTATCGCGGCTTCGGCCGCGTTCTTGTCCATGTCCGAGACCTTGAAAGGAACGCCGGAAAGTTGCGGTTCGCCCGTCTTCGAGTCGATCTTCACGACATCGACGTCGATTGCCTGCTTCACGAGGACGATTATCTTGACCATGGGCGGTCAAGCGGGTATCGGGAGGAGCGATATAAAATCAATAGTCGATTCTACGAGCATGCGATCCGCATCATCGACAACGGTGACGGAAGCCCCGGGGCAGCCGAGTGTGGTGGAAGCCGCCGGTGTGTAGCGTACGGGTCGGGCGTCCACGACGCGCTGGCCCGGGGTCAAACTTTTCGCAAGATCCTGTACCCCTGTCCCCCGCCACTAACAGTTCGTTTCATCTGAGGGCTTTCGCCCTCTCGATTTCCTGACCCGTGGCGGGGCGACTGTCGGGGCGTATCGGGGACGGCGTTGTCCCGGCATCAAAGTATAGCTCCTGGGGAGCCGCTCCGCCGGGGGCCCATTGCCGGACCCTTTCGCCCCCGCAACCGCACTCCCATCACGTGTATCCGGGGTGTGTGATTGTGCGAGGGCTGTATTCCACTACGCGTCAAGGGTAATAATGTTCGCCATGACCGTGAGTCGTTTCATCGCGATTTGCGTCGTTCAGACGGCGAAGACCCAAATGACCGCCGTAAGGTCCGAGACGCGCGAAATCGGGCTAGGCGCACCATCCGCGGGAACCGGCAACGGCATCGCGGACGCTGGCGTCTCCCGCTCGACTACCGGGCTCAAGGCGAGTATTGCGGCCTCCGCCATCACGGGCAGGCCTTGGTCGGTGGACGAGAACGACAGTTACCCTCTTGTCGGGTCGATTGAAAGGCCCGGAATCCTCGCGACCATCGACGCGAAGAACTGGCGCGACCTTGTGGACCCCAAGAGCGGCGAGACGGTGAAGGTGAAGATCAAGCGGGGGGACAAGGTGAAGGTGACGCTGGCCGAGAGGGATTACTTGGAGGGGCGGATGGTCGCGAAGTTATTGGAATGACGGCGGAGTCGCCCTTTTTGGAGCAGGTGCCCTCGCTCACGGACCACCTACGCGCCGCGTCGCCCATCGAAGGACGCGCTCGGCCTCCTTTACAATGATCTCCGTCTCATCCGGCGAGACGTGACGATCCTCATACTCGACGACGTTCTTCATCGCGAGGACGTTCTTCGCCTGCGATGCTTTTTCCCTGACGTCGGGGAGTGACACCTTCGAGACGAGGGCCAGAACGTCTGCATGATCTGGGCCGCGGGACCGTTCGCCCAGATACGCGACCGTTACCGCGTCGAGGGCGGAAATGACACAATGAACGGCCGCGAGTGCCGCGCCGTCGCTGTTACCGGTCGAGTACGCGTCGCTCATCATGCGA encodes the following:
- a CDS encoding roadblock/LC7 domain-containing protein → MPEAVAGEGRPLSPSEELEEELAKILADLQSAVPGILGTILNTDEGHVVAANLKGGAETGPAAIVGSLVAKASERCVALMDFGTPMNTVITTDSGSICVFAVDDVTTLTVLLQPHTNSILVLVEARKAVERIRKAITPGV
- a CDS encoding electron transfer flavoprotein subunit alpha/FixB family protein, whose amino-acid sequence is MTVILACGNSTRGGLEAIAAARALGGPAAQVIYADLGKAAGDVSGFISHGADAVVAVTDAGLDARSVEGFTEVLHRLIGERAPSYVVMAGNKFGRETGPRLAERLKAACINDVIRIHGDGPSFERLVLSGNSVETVAPSTPGLTIVTIHPHSFEPLPADASRKGEVAEVKVAVKPSRTRLVEVKKRSTAGVDISAAQTIVCGGRGFKKKEDFQMLYDLAKVIGAEVGGSRPIGADLKWIADDKWIGLSGKEVKPRLYIAAGISGQIQHLSGIRSAKTIVVINSNKDAPFFKECDYGLVADLYKALPLLTEFCKRELKR
- a CDS encoding electron transfer flavoprotein subunit beta/FixA family protein → MVKIIVLVKQAIDVDVVKIDSKTGEPQLSGVPFKVSDMDKNAAEAAIRVKEKNLGSTITALTVGGAKAEEAIKEVLAMGCDDAIICRDPAFDGSDSASKALILEKAIRKAGAFDLIIGGEFAIDTLGGQVTPRLAERLDLPQLSYATALKVDGGKAVIEREGDEGVEVLEADLPAFASVTQEINQPRLPSLMAILQAGKKPMKVWNASELGVAAADVGKGMARVKQISNRAPKSERKAELIQGDNLEKQVEELGRRLVKEGALK
- a CDS encoding HEPN domain-containing protein; this encodes MERLPKTRAAVYLAKATHFHRMMSDAYSTGNSDGAALAAVHCVISALDAVTVAYLGERSRGPDHADVLALVSKVSLPDVREKASQAKNVLAMKNVVEYEDRHVSPDETEIIVKEAERVLRWATRRVGGP